A genomic segment from Pseudomonas sp. M30-35 encodes:
- the sppA gene encoding signal peptide peptidase SppA, producing the protein MSDEWNLPETGDAKQSKEDEKSWKLLEKTLLAGVQEQRRSRRWGIFFKSLTFIYLFVALALFSPIFKLGKGAVDSGTAHTALIEVRGVIADKEAASADNIVGSLRAAFEDKNTKGVVMRINSPGGSPVQSGYIYDEIKRLRAKHPDVKLYAVISDIGASGAYYIASAADDIYADKASLVGSIGVTATSFGFVGLMDKLGVDRRVYTSGEHKAFLDPFQPQKAEETQFWQGVLDTTHQQFIDSVKKGRGDRLKVAENPDLFSGLVWSGEQALKLGLIDGLGSASYVARDVIGEKELVDFTVQDSPLDRFAKKLGASVAEDLALWMGFQGPALR; encoded by the coding sequence ATGTCGGATGAGTGGAATTTGCCTGAGACGGGCGACGCTAAGCAATCCAAGGAAGATGAAAAAAGTTGGAAGCTGTTAGAAAAAACCTTATTGGCTGGCGTGCAAGAGCAGCGTCGGTCGCGTCGTTGGGGGATTTTCTTCAAGTCGCTGACATTTATCTATCTGTTCGTTGCGTTGGCGCTGTTCTCGCCAATCTTCAAGCTCGGCAAGGGTGCTGTAGATTCCGGTACTGCTCACACTGCCTTGATCGAAGTGCGCGGTGTGATCGCTGACAAGGAAGCGGCCAGTGCCGACAATATTGTTGGCAGTCTGCGCGCCGCATTTGAGGATAAAAACACCAAGGGTGTGGTTATGCGCATCAACAGCCCGGGCGGTAGTCCGGTGCAGTCGGGCTACATCTATGACGAAATCAAGCGTCTGCGCGCTAAGCATCCGGACGTTAAGTTGTATGCGGTGATCAGTGATATTGGTGCTTCCGGTGCCTATTACATCGCCAGTGCTGCGGATGACATCTACGCCGACAAAGCCAGTCTGGTAGGTTCTATCGGGGTTACGGCGACCAGCTTTGGTTTTGTGGGGCTGATGGACAAGCTCGGGGTGGATCGTCGCGTATACACCTCAGGTGAGCACAAGGCCTTCCTTGATCCGTTCCAGCCGCAAAAAGCTGAAGAAACACAGTTCTGGCAGGGCGTGCTTGATACGACTCACCAGCAGTTTATCGATAGCGTGAAAAAGGGCCGTGGTGATCGACTCAAGGTTGCCGAGAATCCGGACTTGTTCTCCGGCTTGGTCTGGTCTGGCGAGCAGGCTCTTAAGCTCGGTTTGATCGATGGCCTGGGCAGCGCAAGCTATGTTGCGCGCGATGTCATCGGCGAAAAAGAGCTGGTCGACTTCACTGTGCAGGATTCGCCGCTAGACCGCTTCGCCAAGAAGCTTGGGGCGAGCGTGGCGGAAGATCTGGCGTTGTGGATGGGTTTTCAAGGGCCTGCTTTGCGTTAG
- a CDS encoding HAD-IA family hydrolase has product MPDYRLLIFDWDGTLVDSIGRIVEAMHRASDACGLVRCTDTQVKGIIGLGLPEAIATLYGHLDGAAIQAFRGVYSTQYLELEAEPSPLFAGVEESLEAFRQQGYLLAVATGKGRHGLQRVLQGRGWTDYFDATRCADETASKPQPLMLEQLLREFDLPASQALMVGDSAFDLQMAHNAGMDCVAVGYGAQPLDVLRGFNPTLAIEEFIELRRWLQTCAGSQRVEVGSYVG; this is encoded by the coding sequence GTGCCTGATTACCGCTTGCTGATTTTTGATTGGGACGGAACGCTGGTTGATTCGATCGGCCGTATCGTTGAAGCCATGCACCGTGCATCTGATGCCTGTGGTCTGGTTCGCTGCACGGACACCCAGGTCAAAGGCATAATCGGCTTGGGTTTGCCGGAAGCTATTGCAACGCTGTATGGGCACCTTGATGGTGCTGCGATTCAGGCATTTCGCGGTGTATACAGTACGCAATATCTGGAACTTGAGGCTGAGCCGTCGCCCTTGTTTGCTGGGGTTGAAGAATCGCTTGAGGCATTTCGTCAGCAGGGCTATTTACTGGCTGTGGCAACTGGCAAAGGTCGTCATGGTCTACAGCGTGTGCTCCAGGGTCGCGGTTGGACTGATTATTTTGATGCAACCCGCTGCGCAGATGAAACAGCGAGTAAGCCGCAGCCATTGATGCTTGAGCAGTTATTGCGTGAGTTTGATCTGCCGGCAAGTCAAGCGCTGATGGTGGGCGACTCTGCGTTTGATTTGCAGATGGCGCACAATGCAGGAATGGATTGCGTGGCTGTGGGCTATGGCGCCCAGCCATTAGACGTTTTGCGTGGGTTTAATCCGACGCTGGCGATTGAAGAGTTCATCGAACTGCGCCGCTGGCTACAAACGTGCGCAGGTAGTCAACGAGTTGAGGTAGGCAGTTATGTCGGATGA
- the rluC gene encoding 23S rRNA pseudouridine(955/2504/2580) synthase RluC produces MTNPSPPTSGVQLIEVAPELAGQRIDNFLRTQLKGVPKTLIYRILRKGEVRVNKGRIKPEYKIQAGDIVRVPPLRLPERDEPAPLAQGLLERLEASIVYEDKALLVINKPAGIAVHGGSGLNYGVIEAFRQLRPDAKELELVHRLDRDTSGLLMIAKKRSMLRHLHEALRGDGVDKRYMALVRGNWPAAKKSVNAPLQKSNLRSGERMVEVNDEGKEALTRFRVLRRFGEFATIVEAKPVTGRTHQIRVHAQYAGHCIAGDTKYGDDDFSREIRELGGKRLFLHAYELVVPLLDGGELRLSAPVDEVWARTVERLSA; encoded by the coding sequence ATGACAAATCCTTCCCCTCCAACCTCCGGCGTTCAGCTGATTGAGGTTGCGCCGGAACTTGCCGGCCAGCGCATTGATAACTTTCTGCGCACCCAACTAAAGGGTGTGCCAAAGACATTGATTTACCGCATCTTGCGTAAAGGCGAAGTGCGGGTAAATAAAGGTCGGATCAAGCCTGAATATAAAATCCAGGCGGGCGATATCGTCCGTGTACCGCCGTTGCGGTTGCCTGAGCGTGATGAGCCTGCACCTTTGGCTCAAGGCCTGCTTGAGCGTCTTGAGGCGTCCATTGTTTATGAAGACAAAGCGCTGCTGGTGATCAACAAGCCCGCAGGCATTGCGGTGCATGGTGGCAGTGGCCTCAATTACGGTGTGATCGAGGCGTTCCGCCAGCTGCGTCCAGATGCCAAGGAGCTTGAGCTGGTGCATCGGCTTGACCGCGATACCTCGGGTCTTTTGATGATCGCGAAAAAGCGCAGCATGTTGCGCCATCTGCACGAAGCCCTGCGCGGCGATGGTGTTGATAAGCGCTACATGGCATTGGTGCGTGGTAACTGGCCTGCGGCAAAGAAGTCGGTCAATGCACCGTTGCAAAAGAGCAACCTGCGTTCTGGTGAGCGCATGGTTGAGGTCAACGATGAAGGCAAAGAAGCGCTGACGCGTTTCCGTGTGCTGCGCCGCTTTGGCGAGTTTGCCACCATTGTCGAAGCCAAGCCGGTAACGGGGCGGACCCACCAGATTCGTGTGCATGCGCAGTACGCTGGGCACTGCATTGCCGGGGATACTAAGTACGGTGATGACGACTTCAGTCGTGAAATTCGTGAATTAGGCGGCAAGCGACTGTTTTTGCACGCTTATGAGTTGGTTGTGCCGCTGTTAGACGGTGGCGAGTTGAGGCTGTCTGCCCCGGTTGACGAGGTCTGGGCGCGGACCGTGGAGCGTTTGAGTGCCTGA